CATCGACCCCACCAACATGAACGCCTTCCGCGACCGCATCCACGCGTACGCCCGCCAGTTCCCCACCCCCTTAGCGCAGGTCCGCCTGGACGCACCGCTGCCCGCGCTGGCCGCCAGCCTCGACCTGCTCCAGGAAACGCACACCTTCGAACCATTCGGCGAGGGGCACGCCCTGCCGCTGTGGCACCTGCGCGAACCCCTCACCGAGACCCGCCTGGTCGGCAAGAAAGGCAACAGCCTCCAGTTCAAGGTCGCGGGCCTGCGCGGCATCAAATTCGACGAGACCGACGACGCACCCGGCGAACGCGACCTGGGCGCGCACCTCGTCAGCAGCGAATGGCGCGGCCAGACCCGCCTGGAATTCCACGGACAGGCCCTGCGCCCCACCGCCCCCATCGACCTCGACGCCCCCACCCCCGAGCGGCCCACCCCGCGCCTGAACCCCAAAGCCGCCATGGAACACCTCCGCGCCGGAGCCAGCGCCTACGCCGAAGGACCCGTCGCCGCGTACCTGCGTGACAACGTCCCCGGCCTCACCCTGGTCACAGGCACGGACATGCACCCCGGCGGGGAACTCATCCTGTACGCCCTCCCACCCGAGGACACCCTGCGCGGCTGGCTGCACGCCACGCAGGCCCGCCCCACCGCCAGCCTCGCCTTCGCGTTCGGCCCCAAGACCCTCGCGGAACTCGAAGGTAGCCTCAGCCGACACCACCTCAGCGTCCCACCCGCCAACCCCCTCCTGAACCCCGGCACCCTGGAAGCCGCCGCCGACGCCTACCGCCGCTGGCAGTGGGCCCACCACTGGCGCACCCTCAGCGACGACGGCTGGACCGCCAGCGTCCACGCCATGCTCGGCGAACCCGTACAGGAACGGGAAGCGGTCAGCGCCGACTGAACAGCGTCCAAGTATCTAACGGTCTAGCGTCTGTGCGGGAGAGGTACTCCCTTGTACGCTTCGTTCGTGACGGACCCCAGCACGGATGCCCTGCCGGATGAACTCAAGAACGGTGCTCAGTGGCTACGACACGTTTTTCCAGATGGGATTCCTGAGCAGCAGTACCATGCACTTCTCGCTGTGCTTGATCCTGAATTCTCCGATCGGCAACTCGCCCGGCTCATCGCCCATGTCACAGGGCGCGACTATGCTTACGTGCTCAATGACCTCTACCGTATTCAGGCCACCCTGCCTGCCGACCTGGACCTTGAGCCTGTCCGACAGCACTTGAACAATCAAGGATTCCCTGATGCCTTGGACGCCGACGGCTCACACGCCAAGTCGTCACTACAGCACCCTCACCACGGTCGTGATCGATAATCTAGCGTTTTGAGAAGGAGTCAGCTTGATGTGAGTGCGGTCACCCCATTCCTGTGCGTTCAAGTCATCGTCCCTCAGCCCTTCACGTTCCCGTGACGCGGCGGGCGAGGGTCCAGCCGCTGAGGAGTGCGGTTTCCACGCGGGGGCCGTGCTCGTCGGGGGTGAACCAGTCGCCGCACCAGCCGAGGCGTAGTTCGGGGTCCCAGTGGCATGGGCCGGGCGCGGGGCGGGTGGGGATGGCGTAGCGCCAGCGGTGCGCGAAGGTGTGCAGGGTGGGGGGGAGGTCGCCCGTGATCTCGGTGGCGGCGCGCAGCAGGTCGGGTATGACCTCGTCCGGGGTGCGGTCGAGGTTCGCGCGGCTCCAGTCGGGCGTGGCGTGCAGGGTCAGCGCGGGCGGGTGCCCGGCGGGGCGTTTGGTGTGCTCGCGCGCCAGCCACTCCAGGATGGGGTGGTCGGCGCGCAGGGCGGGCCAGGTGACGTCCAGATCGTGTTCCAGCACGATGCCTGCCGCCCAGCACGGCGCGTACTCGACGGCGGCGACCCGTTCGGCGGTGCCCTCGGAGTCGCTGCCGCGTAGGTCGAGGTCCGCCAGGAGGGGGGCCAGTTGCGGCGCGGGCAGGTTCAGGAGGAGCGTCCCGGCGTCCCAGGTGGCACCGTCGCGGGTGTGGACGCGCCAGCCGCCGGGGCGGCGTTCCAGGCTGGTGACGGTTACGCCGGTGGTGACCTCCAGCCCACGGGCGAGGGTGCGGCCCAGGGTGCTGAGGCCCTGCGGGGGCGCGTAGCGGGGGTGCCCGTCGCCACCACCGCTGATCTGACCGGCCTCCCCGCGGGGGATGCCGCGCGTCCACTCGGCGTTCCAGCCTTCCCGCACCCCTGCCTCGGCCAGTGCGCGGGTGCGGTCGTGGCGGGCGGTGAAGAACCGCGCCCCGTGATCCAGTCGCGCCTCGCGCCCGTCGGGGAGGGCCACGCGGCGGGTGGCGGCGCGGCCCGACACGCCCCGCACCTTGTCCAGCAGCGTGACGTGCTGCCCCGCCGCGCCCAGGTCACGCGCCGCGGCCAGCCCGCCCAGGCCCGCCCCGACCATCAGCACGCCCGGCATGCGTTACAGGAGCGCCCGGTGATCGGCGAGCAGGCAGCGGTCCTGCACGACGTCGATGCCGCGCGCCGCGAGTTCGCGGGCGGTCGCGTCGTCGCGGATGCCGAGCTGCAACCACACCACCTTCGGCGGGGTGGTCATGGCCAGGATGTCGGGCAGGTGCTCGCGCACCTTGTCGCTGCGGCGGAACACGTCCACGATGTCCACCGGGGTCGTGATCTCCGCCAGGGTCGCCACGGCCTTGTGCCCGAAGAAGCTCTCGCCGCGCGCCGCCAGCGCCGGGTTCACCGGGATGATCGTGTACCCCTGGCGGTGCATGTACTCCGGCACGTAGTACGCGGGTTTCATGGCGTCGTGATGGAAGCCCACCACGGCGATCACCTTGTGGTCGGTGAGGATCTGCCGCACCTGCGCCGTCTGGGTCACCAGGGTCATGCGCCCAGGTCCCGGCCCAGATCGAGGTACGCGGCCCGAGCGGCGTCCAGCGTGGCGTTCAATTCCGCGTCGCCGTGCACGCCACTGACGAAGATGCTCTCGAACTGGCTGGGCGCCCAGTACACGCCCCGGCCCAGCATGCCCTGGAACCAGCGGGCGAAGGCCTTCGTGTCGCTCGCGGCGGCGTCCGTGTACGTCCGCACGCTGCCGTCCGGCGCGTCCAGGTGGAAGGCGGTCAGCATGCTGCCGATGTGGTTGATGCTGATCGGCACGCCCGCTGCTGACGCCGCGTCCCGCAGACCGTCGGCCAGTGCCGTCGTGTACGCCCCCAGTCGCGCGTACAGGTCCGGGTCGGCCTCCAGCGCACTCAGGGTCGCTAGGCCCGCCGCCATCGCCAGCGGGTTCCCGCTGAGCGTCCCCGCCTGATACACCGGACCCTGCGGCGACACGAAGTCCATCACCTCGGCGCGGCCCCCGTACGCGCCCACCGGCAGGCCACCGCCGATGATCTTGCCCCAGCAGATCAGATCCGGACGCAGGCCCAGCAGGCCCGTCGCGCCGCCCAGCGACAGCCGGAAGCCCGTCATGACCTCGTCCGCGATCAGCAGCGCCCCGTGGGTCTTCACGCGGTGCAGCGCCGCCAGGAACTCCGGCGTGGGAATCAGCACCCCGGCGTTCCCCACCACCGGCTCGAAGATCACCGCCGCGACCTCCGATCCGCGCGCGGTCATCAGGGCGTCCAGCGCCGCCGGATCGTTGTACTCGGTGACCAGCGTCAGGCCCGCGTACTCCTCGGGCACGCCCGCGCTGCTCGGGGCGGCCGCGCCCAGCGCCCCGTCCGCGTTCGTCAGCAGGCCACTCCCGGCCTCCACCAGCAGGCCGTCCGCGTGCCCGTGGTAGTTCCCGCGGAACTTCACGATGAACTTCCGGCCCGTCACGCCACGCGCCAGCCGCAGCGCACTCATGGTCGCCTCGGTGCCGCTGCTTACGAAGCGCACGCGGTCCACGCCCGTCAGGCGCGTCACGAGTTCCGCCAGCAGCACCTCCCGCTCGCCGGGCGCGCCGAAGCTCGTGCCGTACTGCAGCGCGTCCGCGATCGTCTCACGCACCGCCGGGTGGTTGTGCCCCAGGATCATCGGCCCCCACGACCCGATGTAATCCAGCAGGCGCGTGCCGTCCGCGTCGGTCAGATACGCGCCGTCCGCGCGGGCGATGAAGCGCGGCGTGCCGCCCACGCTACGGAAGGCCCGCACCGGACTGTTCACCCCGCCCGGCGTGACGGCCCGTGCGCGCGCGAACAGCGCCTCCGAATGCGCCGTGGGCGTGGGCGTAGGAGCAGCTTGCAACTCGGTGGTCATGCCCCCCACCTTACCGGAGGCCCGTGAGGCCCGTGGGCAACCCAGCGCACACTGACCGCAGCAGCTGGAGGAGGTCTGCACCGCGCGCCGGGCCGGACGGGAGGGGCGCGCTACGCTGGCGGGATGAGTGAGTCGTCCCCCAACCTGACCATCCGGGAGATGGGCGTGCGGGCCCGCGCCGCCGCGCGCGTGCTGCGGTCGCTGCCCACCGCGCGCAAGGTGGCCGCGCTGCACGCGATCGCCGCCGGACTGCGCGCGAATGCGCCCGCGATCCTGGCGGCGAACGCGCAGGACGTGCAGGCCGCCGTGGAGGCCGGGCTGCCCGAGCCGATGGTGGCCCGCCTGCGCCTGGACGCCCGGATGCTGGACGGCATCGCGGCGGACGTGGAGGCCGTGTCACGCCTGCCCGACCCGGTGGGGGAGACCACCCCCGCGCGGGAGCAGCCGAGCGGCATCCGCGTCAGTACGCGGCGCGTGCCGCTGGGCGTCCTGGGCGTCATCTACGAGAGCCGCCCGAACGTGACCGTGGACGTCGCCGCGCTGGCCCTGATGAGCGGGAACGCCGTGATCCTGCGCGGCGGGAAGGAGACCGTGCGCAGCAACGCCGCGCTGGAGGACGTCATCCACGCCGCGCTGCGGGAGCAGGGCCTCCCGGCGGATGGGGTCCAGGTCATCCGCGACCCGGCCCGCGAGCGGATGCTGGAGCTGCTGAAACTGGACGATCTGGTGGACGCGATCATCCCGCGCGGCGGGGCTGGACTGCACCGCTACTGCGTGGAGAACGCCACCGTGCCCGTCATCGTGGGCGGCATCGGCGTGGTGCACGTGTACCTCGACCCCAGCTTCACCCGCGACCCCGAGGACCGCGCGCGCGCCTTGGAGATCGTCCGGAACGCGAAGGTGCAGAAACCCAGCGCCTGCAACGCCCTGGACACCCTCCTGATCCATGAGGCGGCCCTGGACGCCCTGCCGGACATTGCCCGCGACCTCCAGGCGCACGGCGTGACCCTGCGCACCGACCCGGCCGCCCACGCCGCCCTGAGTGCCGCCGGGATCAGCAGCGACCCCGCCACGGACGCCGATTACGGCACGGAATTCCTGGCCCTGACCGCCAGCGTGAAGACCGTGACCTCCTTCGAGGAGGCGCTGGACTTCATCGCCGCGCGCGGCAACCACACCGACGTGATCCTCACCCGCGACGACGTGCAGGCTCAGCGGTTCATCGAGGACGTCGACAGTGCAGCCGTCGTCGTGAACGCCAGCCCCCGCTTCAACGACGGCGGGCAACTCGGCCTGGGCGCCGAGGTCGCCATCAGCACCCAGAAACTCCACGCCCGCGGCCCCATGGGCCTGCGCGAACTGACCACCACGAAATGGATCGTGGAAGGCAACGGCGAGGTCAGGGAGTAGATGGTTGAAAGTTGATGGTTGATAGAGGGTCTTCCCTTCCATCAACCATCAACTATCGACCATCAACCTGCTACACCCCGAGCGGGACGTCGACGCCGAGTTCGGCCAGCACGGTGCGGATGGCCTGCGCGTCGATGCCGGTGCGTGCGTGGACGCTCTCGACGGTCGCGTGCTCCTGGAATTCGTCGGGGATGCCCAGGACGCGCACGGGGGTCCGCAGGCCCTCGGCGTTCAGGAATTCCAGCACGGCGCTGCCGAAGCCGCCCACGACGGTGTTGTCCTCGACGGTGATGATCGCGCGGGCACTGCGGGCCACGTCGCGCAGCATCGTTTCATCCAGGGGTTTCACGAAGCGGGCGTTCACGACGCCCACGCCGTCCAGTCCGGCGGCAGCCTTCTGCGCGTACTCCAGGCCCTTGCCGCCGGCCAGGATGACCACGTCGTCGCCGTCCTGCACGCGTTCCCAGGTGCCCCACTCCAGGGTCGGCCAGGTGCCCTCCGGGACGGGCGTGGTGTTGCCGCGCGGGTAGCGGATCGCGAAGGGACCGTCGTGCGTCTGCGCGTACTTCAGCATGCCGCGCAGTTCCGCCGCGTCCCTCGGCAGGCCGATGCGCACGCCGGGAATGGAGCGCAGGAAACTCAGGTCGAACACGCCGTTGTGCGTCGCGCCGTCCGCACCCACGATCCCGGCACGGTCGATGGCGAACGTGACGTTCAGATTCTCGATGGCGACGTCATGCAGCACCTGATCGTACGCGCGCTGCAGGAACGACGAGTAGATCGCCACGACGGGGCGCAGGCCCTGCAGGGCCATCCCGGCGGCGGCGGTCACGGCGACCTCCTCGGCGATGCCGACGTCCAGGTAACGGTTCGGGTGCGCCTTCGAGTACCCGACCAGTCCGCTGCCCTCGCGCATGGCGGGCGTGATCACGAACGTGCGCGGGTCCTGCGCGGCCAGTTCGGTCATGGCGTCGCCGAAGGCGTTGCTCCACGAGTACGCCTTGCTGGCGCTGAACTCGCCGGTGCTGGGGTCGAACTTGCCCGGCCCGTGCCAGTAGATCGGGTCGGCTTCCGCGTAGCTGAGGCCCTTGCCCTTCTTCGTGACGACATGCAGGATGGTTGGCCCATCCAGATCCACGAGGCGTTCCATGAGCCACACGAGTTCCTGCACGTTGTGCCCGTCCACCGGGCCGACGTAGCGCACGCCCATCGCCGCGAAGGGGTTCACGCTGGCCGGGTCGAAGAAGTGCCGCGTGGAGCTCTTGGCGCGGCTCATGAAGCTCGCCAGGGGCTTGCTGACGGCCTCCATGGCCTTCTTGCCCGCGCCCTCGCCCTCCTGGAACCATTTCTGTACCTGCAGGCCGCGCATGAACTTGTTCATCGCGCCGACGTTCTCGCTGATGCTCATCTCGTTGTCATTCAGGACGATCAGCATGCGGCGGTTCATGTCCCCGATGGTGTTCAGCGCCGCCAGCGCCATGCCGCCCGTCAGGCTGCCGTCCCCGATGACGGCCGCGACCTTGTAGTCCTGGCCCAGCGCGTCGCGGGCCATCGCCATGCCGAGCGCGTTGGCGAGGCTGGTGCTGGCGTGACCGACCGTGATCGCGTCGTGCGGGTTCTCGCTGACCTTCGTGAAGCCCGACAGGCCCCCCTCCTTCTTGATGGTCGCCATCTGGTCGCGCCGCCCGGTGAGGATCTTGTGCGCGTACGCCTGATGCCCTACGTCGAACAGAATGCGGTCACGCGGGGAGTTCAGCACGTAGTGCAGCGCCACGATCAGGTCGGTCGCGCCCAGCGAGGACGCGAGGTGCAGCCCCCCGACCGAGCACACCCGCGTGATCTCGTCCCGCAGTTCCTGCGCCAGCGTGGGCAGCTGCTCACGGGAGAGCTTCTTGAGGTCGTCGGGGCTGCCCACGCGGTCCAGCAGGGGCGTGCCGGTCGTCTGTCTGATGTCGGTCATGGTTGTCCTCCTGAACGCGGGGCGAAGTTCCGCTCCGTCAGGAGCAGCCCCTCGGGCGTGCGTACCTCGCCCACGAACGGCGTGAACCACAGCTGCTGCGTGGCCGGGAACAGTCCGCCCACCGTGTCGCTGATCTGCCGTGTCACCACCCACACGTCGAAGCGCCCGCCCGGCGTCCTCACCGTGCGGCGCTCCTGCACCAGGTAGGAGTACGTCAGGGTCCCTGTTCCCTTGACGGTCCCGTCGTCCCCGACGAGCGTCACCTGACTCTGCCCGGTCCAGGTGAGCCCCACCCGCCACGCCTCGGTCGCCGGGTACTCCAGCCACGCGGGTTGCAGCCGCACGGTCACGCCCGGCTTGCGCAGACCCAGCAGCCGCACGCCCTGCGCGTCCGCCACGCGGTACCACGTCTGATCCGCGCCGCGTCCCGTCATGCGGGTGGCTGTCACGGCCTCTCCACCGAACAGCGTCGGGCCGAGGTTCTGCACCACGTACGGCACGCCACCGGCTGTCTCACCTTCCGGCTGGTACGCCCACCGGAGCCCGGTCTCCTGCGGGTAGAACGACACGCGACTCAGCGGCGTGCTGCTCTGCACGGTGCCCGGCGCACTCGCCTGCGGCGCGCACGACCCCAGCCCGGCACACAACACCGAGCCCAGCAGGGCCGCCAGAAGGGAAAATCGGGGGGCGGGCATGGGTCCAAGCTTAGAACGCCTCATTGCCCTCATTCTGTCAGCAAACATGAAGTTCACCTGACGAACGTCCCCCCAAAGAGGGAGGGGCACCCGCAGCCGTGCCGCCGGGTGCCCCTCCCTCGCCGGATTTCAGCTGCCGCTGCCGCCGCCCTGCACCTTGGCCTTCAGGGCCGCCATGGCGTCGTCGAGCGCCTGACCGCGACCGAGGTCCTTGAGCTGCTCGTCGAAGTCGTTCTCCTTGCGCAGGTCCTGCATGGCGCGGTTGCGGTCCTCCATGCCGGAGACCTTCTGCTCCATCTCCTCGAAGGCGTCCATCGCGCCGCCCGCCTTGTCGAAACCGGACACGCGGTCCAGGGTCGCCCCGGCCTGCGCGGTCTTCTGCCGGGCAGCCAGCAGGCTCTTCTTGCTCTCCATCTCGTCGATCTTCGCTTCCAGCGCCCGCAGTTGCGTCTTGAGCTGCTCGACGGTGCTGGACTGCACCTGCAGCTGCTCCTCGAAGCCCGCCGCGAGATCCTTGGCGTTCTGCGAGCGGCGCAGCGCCTCGCGCGCCAGGTCCTCGCTGCCGCCACGCAGGGCCTCCTCGGCCTTCTTCTCGTACTCGGCAGCCATGCGGCGGTTGGTGTTCGCCTCACGTTCCAGCTTGGCGTTCTGGCTCATGGCGTCGGCGACCTCGCTGCGGGCCTCGGCGTACGCGGCGCGCATGTCACGCAGCGCCTGCTCGATGATCTTGCCGGGGTCTTCAGCCTTGCTGATCAGGTCGTTCACGTTCGCGCGCAGCAGGCGCGAGAGGCGGTCAAGGATGCTCATGGTGGTTCCTCCTGGGGAAAGTGGGGCTTCAGCCGCAGCTTACCCCCCACCAGAACGCGCGGGCACCCCGGAGGGTTCCACCCCTAAGAACACGTGAAGACCGCGCCACACGAAGGAAGAGGAACCCGCAGGCTCCCCTTCACGATCAGGTCCGCCGATTCCTCAGAACACGATGGGTTTCAGGCCCACGCTGTCCGACCCGCACGCGACCGTCAGCACGCCGCCGTTCGGGGTGGTGGTGCAGCCCAGCGCGCGCAGGCCCGCCAGTGGGAAGATCAGGTTCTTCCCGTCCGTGGCGGGCGCCAGGGGGAGTTCCACCGCGCCCGCATCGGTCTGCGCGGCGCGCTGGCCGACCGTGACGGTCAGGGTGCCCTGATCGGCGTTCGACAGGCGGTACTTCCCGCCGCCCAGCGACGTGACCTTCACGACGCCGACCAGATCGCTGCCCAGCACGTACGGCTGGCCCTTCACGACCCCGGCGGGCGTGGCGACCTTGACGGTGGTCGTCGAGGCCGCCACCTTGGCTGTTGGCGCGGCGTCCACGACGACCAGCGTCTCCTTCTCACCCAGCGCGCTGAGCAGCACGAAGTTCGGCGCGGCGTCCTTGACCAGCAGGACGCTGGATTTCCCGGTGGTCTTCCAGTCCCCGGCCCGCGCGGCCAGTTTGCCCTTCACCAGCGGACGCAGGCTCGCGGCGGGCGTCTGCACGTACAGGCACACGGCGTTCACGCTGAGCTTCAGGCTCTCGGGGCAGTCCATCAGGCGGCCCTTCACGACCGAGCCCACCTCGACCGCCAGGGCACTGACGCCCCTGTTCGTGGTGGCCGAGGCGGCCGGCGCCTTGGTGGGCGTGGCAGGGGCCGTCTGGGCCAGAGACGCCGGGCCCAGCAGGGCGAGGCTCAGGGTGACACTCAGGGGAAGACGCATACCCGGCATGCTAGAGCGCACGCATGAGAAACCCGGCCCCCCCATGAAGGCCGCCCCTCATGAGCAGACCCCGGTACTCAGGGCCGCGCCGCCACCAGCAGCTCTGCCAGCGCCCGCACCTCCGCAGACAGCAGCGCGGCGGGCGCCGTGACCAGCGTGTGCGTGACCGTCACCGCCGGAGCCTCCAGGCCCACGCTGACCACCACCCCGGCCTGCACGTCCCGCGCGACGAACCCGGCGGGCATGATCGCCACGCCGTCCCCGGCCCGCACGCCCGCCAGCACCCCCCACAGGCTCCCCAGTTCCAGGCCCTGCGACGCCGACAGGCCCACGCCGTCCAGCAGCCGTTCGGCCTGACGGCGCACGCCGCTGCCCCGCGCGGACCACAGCAGCGTCTCGCCGCGCAGCGCGTGCGGCGCCACGTACCCCAGGCCCGCCAGCGGATGACCGGGCGGCGTGACCAGCCGCAACTGATCCTCGCCGACACGGTGCAGATCCAGGTCCTCCACCGCCCGCTGGGGCGACGTGACGATCAGCGCCGCGCCCAGCCGCCCGGCGCGGACCTCCTCGATCAGCGTCCCGGCGGGCCGCGCCACGATCCGCAGGTGCAGCCCGGCCGTGCGGGCCCGGCGCACCAGGGCGCTGGCCTGCTCGCTCAGCGCGAACGACAGACCCACCCGCAGCGCCGCCGCCGGGCGTTGCCGCGCGCCGCTGATCTGCCCGGCGACCTCCGCGAGGTTCCGCGCGATCGCCTGCGCGTGCGGGAGCAGCCGCTCTCCCGCCTCGGTCAGGGCCACGCCGCGCCCGTGACGGACATACAGCGGCTGCCCGAACTGCTCCTGCAGGGCGCGCAGCTGACCGCTCACGGCAGGCTGACTGAGGTTCAGGGCCTGCCCGGCGCGGCTGACGCTGCCCAGTTCCGCGACGACACTGAACGTGACGAGATGCTCCGGGTTGATCCTCACGCGCCGCGCCTCACGCCCTCATGGTACCCGCGCCACCGATCGGACCGGATGTTTCTAGCCCTGGCATCATGTCGCCCGATGCGTTGGGGCACGGTGGCGCCCGGAGTGCATGCGCTACCCTGCCCGCGTGACCCGCTCCGGCCTGCAAGACACCATCGC
The DNA window shown above is from Deinococcus sedimenti and carries:
- a CDS encoding DUF3349 domain-containing protein — its product is MTDPSTDALPDELKNGAQWLRHVFPDGIPEQQYHALLAVLDPEFSDRQLARLIAHVTGRDYAYVLNDLYRIQATLPADLDLEPVRQHLNNQGFPDALDADGSHAKSSLQHPHHGRDR
- a CDS encoding NAD(P)/FAD-dependent oxidoreductase, with amino-acid sequence MPGVLMVGAGLGGLAAARDLGAAGQHVTLLDKVRGVSGRAATRRVALPDGREARLDHGARFFTARHDRTRALAEAGVREGWNAEWTRGIPRGEAGQISGGGDGHPRYAPPQGLSTLGRTLARGLEVTTGVTVTSLERRPGGWRVHTRDGATWDAGTLLLNLPAPQLAPLLADLDLRGSDSEGTAERVAAVEYAPCWAAGIVLEHDLDVTWPALRADHPILEWLAREHTKRPAGHPPALTLHATPDWSRANLDRTPDEVIPDLLRAATEITGDLPPTLHTFAHRWRYAIPTRPAPGPCHWDPELRLGWCGDWFTPDEHGPRVETALLSGWTLARRVTGT
- a CDS encoding CoA-binding protein, whose product is MTLVTQTAQVRQILTDHKVIAVVGFHHDAMKPAYYVPEYMHRQGYTIIPVNPALAARGESFFGHKAVATLAEITTPVDIVDVFRRSDKVREHLPDILAMTTPPKVVWLQLGIRDDATARELAARGIDVVQDRCLLADHRALL
- the hemL gene encoding glutamate-1-semialdehyde 2,1-aminomutase, giving the protein MTTELQAAPTPTPTAHSEALFARARAVTPGGVNSPVRAFRSVGGTPRFIARADGAYLTDADGTRLLDYIGSWGPMILGHNHPAVRETIADALQYGTSFGAPGEREVLLAELVTRLTGVDRVRFVSSGTEATMSALRLARGVTGRKFIVKFRGNYHGHADGLLVEAGSGLLTNADGALGAAAPSSAGVPEEYAGLTLVTEYNDPAALDALMTARGSEVAAVIFEPVVGNAGVLIPTPEFLAALHRVKTHGALLIADEVMTGFRLSLGGATGLLGLRPDLICWGKIIGGGLPVGAYGGRAEVMDFVSPQGPVYQAGTLSGNPLAMAAGLATLSALEADPDLYARLGAYTTALADGLRDAASAAGVPISINHIGSMLTAFHLDAPDGSVRTYTDAAASDTKAFARWFQGMLGRGVYWAPSQFESIFVSGVHGDAELNATLDAARAAYLDLGRDLGA
- a CDS encoding glutamate-5-semialdehyde dehydrogenase; its protein translation is MSESSPNLTIREMGVRARAAARVLRSLPTARKVAALHAIAAGLRANAPAILAANAQDVQAAVEAGLPEPMVARLRLDARMLDGIAADVEAVSRLPDPVGETTPAREQPSGIRVSTRRVPLGVLGVIYESRPNVTVDVAALALMSGNAVILRGGKETVRSNAALEDVIHAALREQGLPADGVQVIRDPARERMLELLKLDDLVDAIIPRGGAGLHRYCVENATVPVIVGGIGVVHVYLDPSFTRDPEDRARALEIVRNAKVQKPSACNALDTLLIHEAALDALPDIARDLQAHGVTLRTDPAAHAALSAAGISSDPATDADYGTEFLALTASVKTVTSFEEALDFIAARGNHTDVILTRDDVQAQRFIEDVDSAAVVVNASPRFNDGGQLGLGAEVAISTQKLHARGPMGLRELTTTKWIVEGNGEVRE
- the dxs gene encoding 1-deoxy-D-xylulose-5-phosphate synthase: MTDIRQTTGTPLLDRVGSPDDLKKLSREQLPTLAQELRDEITRVCSVGGLHLASSLGATDLIVALHYVLNSPRDRILFDVGHQAYAHKILTGRRDQMATIKKEGGLSGFTKVSENPHDAITVGHASTSLANALGMAMARDALGQDYKVAAVIGDGSLTGGMALAALNTIGDMNRRMLIVLNDNEMSISENVGAMNKFMRGLQVQKWFQEGEGAGKKAMEAVSKPLASFMSRAKSSTRHFFDPASVNPFAAMGVRYVGPVDGHNVQELVWLMERLVDLDGPTILHVVTKKGKGLSYAEADPIYWHGPGKFDPSTGEFSASKAYSWSNAFGDAMTELAAQDPRTFVITPAMREGSGLVGYSKAHPNRYLDVGIAEEVAVTAAAGMALQGLRPVVAIYSSFLQRAYDQVLHDVAIENLNVTFAIDRAGIVGADGATHNGVFDLSFLRSIPGVRIGLPRDAAELRGMLKYAQTHDGPFAIRYPRGNTTPVPEGTWPTLEWGTWERVQDGDDVVILAGGKGLEYAQKAAAGLDGVGVVNARFVKPLDETMLRDVARSARAIITVEDNTVVGGFGSAVLEFLNAEGLRTPVRVLGIPDEFQEHATVESVHARTGIDAQAIRTVLAELGVDVPLGV
- a CDS encoding PspA/IM30 family protein, translated to MSILDRLSRLLRANVNDLISKAEDPGKIIEQALRDMRAAYAEARSEVADAMSQNAKLEREANTNRRMAAEYEKKAEEALRGGSEDLAREALRRSQNAKDLAAGFEEQLQVQSSTVEQLKTQLRALEAKIDEMESKKSLLAARQKTAQAGATLDRVSGFDKAGGAMDAFEEMEQKVSGMEDRNRAMQDLRKENDFDEQLKDLGRGQALDDAMAALKAKVQGGGSGS
- a CDS encoding LysR family transcriptional regulator gives rise to the protein MRINPEHLVTFSVVAELGSVSRAGQALNLSQPAVSGQLRALQEQFGQPLYVRHGRGVALTEAGERLLPHAQAIARNLAEVAGQISGARQRPAAALRVGLSFALSEQASALVRRARTAGLHLRIVARPAGTLIEEVRAGRLGAALIVTSPQRAVEDLDLHRVGEDQLRLVTPPGHPLAGLGYVAPHALRGETLLWSARGSGVRRQAERLLDGVGLSASQGLELGSLWGVLAGVRAGDGVAIMPAGFVARDVQAGVVVSVGLEAPAVTVTHTLVTAPAALLSAEVRALAELLVAARP